A genomic segment from Pediococcus acidilactici encodes:
- the hslO gene encoding Hsp33 family molecular chaperone HslO: MSDYLIKSIINDGMFRAYAVNTTNLVREAQQRHDSWSAATAALGRSLTATLLLSSSVLKGEEKLTVKINGGGPVGTIVVDGNAKGTVKGYLQHPHVSLPLKKDHHIDVGQAVGNQGVMAVTKDMGLGDPFTGQVGLVSGEIGDDFTYYLAQSEQIPSAVGVSVFVNPDETVGVAGGFLIQVMPDATDDAIDRLQQRLKEIPLISEMLRDGKTPEEILNDIFKDDQVKILDKMDVKFECDCSKERFAQSLASLPTEELQEMIDKDQGAQAVCRFCGNQYQFSEADLQKIIDEK, encoded by the coding sequence ATGAGCGATTATTTAATAAAAAGTATTATCAATGACGGAATGTTTCGGGCGTACGCGGTCAACACTACTAACTTGGTTCGAGAGGCTCAACAACGCCACGATTCATGGAGCGCAGCCACGGCAGCGCTAGGTCGTTCGTTAACGGCGACCCTATTGCTATCTTCTTCAGTTTTAAAGGGTGAAGAAAAGCTTACGGTAAAAATTAACGGTGGCGGTCCGGTGGGCACCATCGTGGTGGACGGTAATGCCAAAGGAACCGTTAAAGGTTATCTTCAACACCCGCACGTATCCTTGCCGTTGAAAAAAGATCACCATATTGACGTGGGTCAAGCAGTTGGCAACCAAGGAGTCATGGCAGTTACTAAGGATATGGGTCTTGGCGATCCGTTTACCGGGCAAGTTGGATTAGTTTCTGGCGAAATTGGCGACGACTTTACTTACTACCTTGCACAATCTGAACAGATTCCTTCGGCGGTAGGAGTATCGGTTTTTGTGAACCCGGATGAAACGGTTGGCGTAGCGGGCGGTTTCTTGATTCAAGTTATGCCGGATGCTACGGATGATGCAATCGATCGGTTGCAACAACGGCTTAAAGAAATCCCGTTAATTTCGGAAATGTTGCGTGATGGGAAGACTCCGGAAGAAATTTTAAATGACATTTTTAAGGACGATCAGGTTAAAATCCTAGATAAAATGGATGTTAAATTTGAATGTGACTGTTCTAAAGAACGGTTTGCCCAATCATTAGCTTCACTTCCCACGGAGGAACTGCAAGAAATGATTGATAAAGACCAGGGAGCGCAAGCGGTTTGTCGGTTCTGTGGCAATCAATACCAATTTTCGGAAGCTGATCTGCAAAAAATCATTGATGAAAAATAA